In the genome of Acidobacteriota bacterium, the window TACTTGCCGTCGGTCACCGGCGAGGGCGACGACATGTTCTGCTTGCGCTCCATGTGATTGGAGTTGGTGAGCGGGCGCTTCCAGTTGACGGCCTGCTTGTTGCGATCGATCGACCACAGCTCGAGCACGCCGGAATTGCTGGCCGTCGCGACGTTCAGGAAGATGGTGTCGCCCCAGATGATCGGCGTCGAGCCGCTGTAGGCCGGCAGCGGCAGCCGCCACGCGATGTTCTTGGTCTCGATGTTGTTGCAGACCGTAGGGACGATGGGTCGGCCCTGCTTGCCGCCACCGCCGGGAAACTGCGCGGGCTCGGCCTCGTCGGCCGAGAACGGGCCGCCGCTGCCGCTGCCGCCGTCGCCGCCGGAGACCGGCGCGTCGGCGCAGGTGGCGCTCCAGGAGACGGGCAGCCCGGTTTCCTTGCTGACCCCGTCGTGCGAGGGGCCACGCCAGTGGGGCCAGTTTTGAGCCAGCCCGGCAGTACTAGCCACAACCAGCAAGACCGTCGTCAGACCAAGCACGTTTCGCATAGAACCTCGGATAACAATACCCACCGACCCGCCGTCTCGTTTACGGGCCACCGATCACAGCCGCAGATTCACACAGATTAAACACAGATCAATGGGCCAAACACATAGATAAATCTGTGACTAATCTGCGCCTAATCGGTGGCTGCCCTTGAATCGGCGGCCCTACGGCGCGGGGCGGTAGTAGAGCACCATGCCGGCGCCGGCGGCAGCCATCACCACCCCGACAAAGAACATCGGGCTCGGGGCTGTCTTGGGCGGGTGCATGATCATGGTCGCGATCACGTTGATGAGCGGCGCGCCGCCGAAGACCAGCGGCATGACGATGGTGGGGGTACCGCCGTTGCGGAAGGCATAGGTGATGCACACCGCGCCCAGGGCGCCGAGCATCCCGGCGATGGTCGCCGTGGCGGTGCCGGTGACCGTGAAGTTGCGCCACTCGCCCTGCTGCGTGAGGGCCGCGGCCGGCACCAGCACGGCAATGAGGAAGTAGGCCACGCCTACGCACAACATCGCGCGCATCGGGTTGCCCAACTCGGTCTGCCCCCTATGGAGCGACGCTCCGTACAACCCCCACGACAACGCCGCGCTCGCGGCCAACGCTATCCACATACTGGCTCTCCTTTTGAAACTCGCGCCCGATTCTGCCACGTAAACAGGAGATCAGGAGAATAGGAGTTACTCCTGATCTCGTGAACTCCTGTTTCGCGGGCGGCAATCAGAAGCGCAGGCGCACGCCCAGTTGCACCTGGCGGGCCGAGGTCACGGTGTTGCGGATGCGACCGAAGCTGCCAAGCGCGGCCTCGCCGTCGGCAGCGCCGGCGAAAGCGGTCAGGTTGGGCACGCCGAAGTTGGCGCGATTGAAGAGGTTGAACACCTCGACCCGCAACTCGAGGCGGCGCGAGCCGCCGAGTGTCGAGTCCTTGCTCATGGCCAGATCCACCACGCGCAGGTCCGGCCCGCGCAAATCGCCGCGTCCGGTGTTGCCGAACGTGCCCGCCGGCTGCAGCGCAAACGCGAGCGGGTTGAACCACTGTGCGGGATTGCCGGTCACGGCATTCCCGGCACTGAAACCCGGCGCGTAGTTGGGGCGGTCGCGGCCAATGCCGGGGCCGAGCGACGGCTGCCACAGCGATCGCGAGCGGTTGTTCTGCACGAACACCGTGAGCGGATAGCCGCTGCGATAGGTGCCGATGGCCGAGAGGCGCCACCCGCCCAGGACGGCGCCGGCGGCGCCGGTCAGGTCGCGGCCCCACGGGATGTCCCAGGTCGCGTTCGCGACGAAGTTGTGCCGAACGTCGAAGTCGGACGGCCCGCGGTTGTAGCCGTCGAGGTACTCGGGAAACGCCGAGGTCGTGCCGTTGGTGGCGTCGGAGAAGAACGTCGACGCCTGCGTGGTGTCTTCGGAGTCGGACCACGTGTACGACGCCTGGAACGACCAGCCGTCGGCAAAGCGCCGCCGCAGGTCGACGATCAAAGCCTTGTACCAGGAGTCGCCGTCGGAGGTTTTGGCTTCGATGGTGGTCCAGGCGGTGTTCTGCCGCGGCCCGCCCGCGGGGAAGAACGGACGGCCATCGGCGCCGGTCGTCGGCACGGCGGTATTGAGGTCGCTACTGCGCAGCAGGTCGTAACCGCGCGAGCCGGCGTAGCCGAGCGTCAGCGCCATTTGCCCGGGCAGCTCGCGCTGGACGTTGGCGTTCCAGACGTGAATCGACGGCGTCACCCCGTCCCACTGCACCGGGCGGATCGACAGGCCAAAGGCACGCTCGAACGGCGGGTTCGGGAACGTCGGCGCCTGGTAGACCACACGCGGGGTGTCGGGAGGGTTCGTGACGGTGACGATCAGGTTTTGCGAGCTGTTGGTCGCGTAGTACAGGCCATAGCCGCCGCGCACCGCCGTGCGGCCATCGCCGGCGACATCCCACGACACACCAAATCGAGGCGAGAAGTTGTTGTAGTCGGCGCTCTCGTAGAGCCGCCCGACAGTCGCCGTGCGATCGGTGAAGTTGACCAGCGCCGAATCGTGACCACCGGTGTCGATGGGCATGGTCATGAATTCGTAACGCAGGCCGGCGGTGACCGTGAGCCGCTCGTGCGCGTGAAACTCGTCCTGCACGTAGCCGCCCGCCAGCCAGAACGGCCACTGCCGGCCGAACTGCGCCACGGGTGTGAGACCGATGAAACTGGTCGCGCGGTTCTCCATGAACGCGCGCAGGTTGGCAAACGAGTAGGTGCCCAGGCTGAAGGTCGGGTTGACCATGTCCTGCTGATAGTGCTCGGCCAGCGCGCCGGTGCGGATCAGGTGGCGGCCGCGGGTCCACACGAAGTCGGCCGACAGGCTGGTGACCTGCTGCAGAAAGCGCACGTCCACCGAGGCCTGTGTGCCGAAGCGTTGCAGGCCGCCGACGTCGATGTTGCCCATGAACTCGCGGCCTGGCACGAAGGGCGGCAGCGTGGTGTTGGCCTCGACGTCCTGCCCCACGCGGGTGCGGCTGTAGCCGCCGCGGTAGCTGGCGAGCAGGTTCGACGAGA includes:
- a CDS encoding TonB-dependent receptor, with product MTLLTLLVVPALTAAAQTSGTLSGRVEDPTGAVVPGVSISVRHLERGVERDTVTGSDGRFVLAALPVGAYDVRAELSGFKPVVRQGVALTVGEAVAIEFTLEVGGLAEAVNVVGAAPAVNTRTGELSYLVEARTIEQLPLNGRNYTDLAFLQPGVTPYPYRDGGSVVAHGLGMSVNGQDPRANVYLLDGTLLNDMTNGPAGSAAGTSLGTETVQEFRVETNAYGAEFGRMSGGQVNVITKAGSNTLGGTAYEYHRNDALDARNYFDVGTKPAFTRNQFGVTAGGPVRENKLFYFLGYEGLRENLGRTITSAVPDANARRGLLPDPANPGQFINVGVNAAVAPYLNEYPVPNGASLGDGTALHSFQFDQTIDQNFLQGRVDYNLSPGSQFFARYTLDDVDQRLPLDYPQFPRAFVSRNQFFTAELKQAFSSNLLASYRGGYSRTRVGQDVEANTTLPPFVPGREFMGNIDVGGLQRFGTQASVDVRFLQQVTSLSADFVWTRGRHLIRTGALAEHYQQDMVNPTFSLGTYSFANLRAFMENRATSFIGLTPVAQFGRQWPFWLAGGYVQDEFHAHERLTVTAGLRYEFMTMPIDTGGHDSALVNFTDRTATVGRLYESADYNNFSPRFGVSWDVAGDGRTAVRGGYGLYYATNSSQNLIVTVTNPPDTPRVVYQAPTFPNPPFERAFGLSIRPVQWDGVTPSIHVWNANVQRELPGQMALTLGYAGSRGYDLLRSSDLNTAVPTTGADGRPFFPAGGPRQNTAWTTIEAKTSDGDSWYKALIVDLRRRFADGWSFQASYTWSDSEDTTQASTFFSDATNGTTSAFPEYLDGYNRGPSDFDVRHNFVANATWDIPWGRDLTGAAGAVLGGWRLSAIGTYRSGYPLTVFVQNNRSRSLWQPSLGPGIGRDRPNYAPGFSAGNAVTGNPAQWFNPLAFALQPAGTFGNTGRGDLRGPDLRVVDLAMSKDSTLGGSRRLELRVEVFNLFNRANFGVPNLTAFAGAADGEAALGSFGRIRNTVTSARQVQLGVRLRF